The DNA region TAATGGAAGCCTTGACCAAGAAGTGTCATCATAGTCAAAATCAATGATCTCAAACCATCCACCATTGATCTGCAGATTAATTCTACTAACCactaattattgttattatagtTTGTAAACTGGTATTCATCATTTCCATTTGACTCCCTAATGTGGCTGATTCCACTTGCATGCAGCTTGGTGGTAATTTGTGCTTTGATTTCAAGGATTCCTTTTCAGGAAACCACATTCCTGTGGCACCTCTACCTCTCTCAGCTGgatttcaaatgtaatgtggGGATTAGCACTATACATAAGCAAACAGCTAAACTGATACGTTATGAAATGTTGAGTACCAAATGCCcagaatgtttttgtgtctgggAGCACAAATACAGTCGTGTATGTGATTAATGCATCAAAGGGAGCTCTGTACAGCAAAGATACAGATACCATGATCAGCATTAGTGAGTAGCCCTATGGTTTATAAACTAAGCCCTTCACACAAGCTTGTAAGCTTTTCAAGAAGCCAGTGATCTGATTATGTGGCCAGTTGCAAGCTGAAACTCTGGAGGAGATTCTCGATCAACATGCAGGACGGTGAATTATGTATCGATTAGCACTGCAACACAGAGCATCTGTACATTAGCTGGTACAATAAAGATGTCGTGGTTATTTTCTCATATCAAAGTATTTGCTTTGTTGAAAGAAGGCAGTAAGCCCATGTCACCTTTGAGGACTGTTGTGATAGTAAAGAAGCACATACTGCTTtgcatataaacataaacaggaTTTTCCCTGACTAACGGCATGTAATGCTAAGGTGCTAAGTAACAGCCGGCGTTGACCACACAAAAAGCTGTAATTACCCTTTATTGTACAGAAGATATTAAAGTTTAAGGTTCATCCTAAAAGCCATAGGGACCCTTTCCCCCAAATTCTGGTTAGGTGTTCAAAATTGCACTTCATACCTCGTACAGTATGTAGTACAACTGTGAAGctaaaaatgttcttaaaaataaaaaccatgCTTAAATGTTGTAAAACGTGCTTGAGTACAAAAGTGACATGGAACATGTTTCATTCCATGTTACTTGCTTATCTGTCATGTTATTGTCATTGTGGCTAAAAACCTGCATAATGCAAACTGAGGAGTAAGCTGTATTGATTTTGGGTGTAAGTGAAAAAGATGTCAGTGAACTTATTAGCCAATTCCTATGAACAATTTGACAATACATGACACTCAGTCTCTTACCAACAACTGTTAAAACAGATCTTATTAGACAATCAAATGCATAAATCAAGATTAAAGTATTGAATCTGTTTACATTAATTAGCTCTTATTAGCATTTTCTCAACATAACCTATCCTATTCATAACATTAAGCGTTAAGTGTATCAGTTATCTTGTGTTCCATCACTGTCACTATCTAACTATGTGAGAGTTTTAGTTGCTGACATATtaatccacaaacacaaaattgcCTTTGACTCTTAATCTATGTTTCCCCCATAATCCTTTGAGGATTGTACAAGTCACAAGCAACCGATGACAGATAAGCAATTATGTGTTTGGATTTTGTTTGCCGTGGATGATCTTTGTTGGCCCTGCTCTTGATCTTAATACATTCGTAGGGGCTTTTAGCCATTAGAGATCATTAAACATAATAGATGGCATgaccttttttgtattttcattccCAGCCTGGAGCGCCAGGAGTCAGTCGCCACCACAGAAGCCCGCCTAAGAATGGAAGGAGTTGAACTGAAGGAAGAGTGGCAGGACGAAGACTTTCCACGGTATTGTCAATCACTCATAATGTTGCAAATCATGCATTACTATGTATTAGATCACAGTTCACAGCTTTGTGatcacatgtttgtgttttgaaagtcACATGAACCACTGAAGGCGTGATCACCTCCTGTTTGATTATTAGGCCCCTaccggaggaagaggagcttgAAGATGAGCTTTTTGCAGGAACGTCTGAAGAGGGAGACCCTGGTAATGAAAACGGAAAAGTATACAGTGCATTGGTACAGAGACCCAGGAGAATATTAAAGGacatgttcacattttttcaaatctAGCTTAAAACTCAGATGCCCATATGTATGTTGAGAGAGTTACTGGTCGCTGTaatcattcatattcattctTGTTTGTGCAAAAATGCCTTTTTGATTTGAAACTAACATGAGGcctcagcagtctgagttagctAAAGCAAAAGGGTGTCGTCCAACGTAGTCCATTTATTGCAAAATCCTGTCAGACAATGTTTTACTTTGCTGAGCTTCAGCAGAGGGACAGTAACGCAAAGAGGGAATCTCGTACTAAAAGACTGTTACGTTGGAAGATACCACTTGATTTATGTAAACTAATTTTTGCACGAACAAGCTCTCTGGATGCGCTAGGAAAAGATCTCTTCACTGCATGTGAGTATTCTTTAATTGCTCTGACAAACAGCATACCTGCTGATGATTTGGCATCTACCCTAGGCTATGCAATGAACCATGGCAAGAAGGCGAAGAAGAAGCTTGCAGCTCCGGACATCAGTCTCACACTTGACCGCAGTGAAGgttctcttctctctgatgAGCTGGATGAGAGTACGGAGCTGGACCTCGATGACATAGACACACCTTCAGACAACAGCAATGAGTTTGAATGGGAAGGTAAGAACTTTATGTCATACAATGAGAACagttttagtattttttatcttttaactCTGATGGACCCAGATGAAGTCCCTGGTggtgtcatttatttatgaacAGCTTTAATTGTTGGCTTGGAACACAGAGGCAAGTGTGTTATCAGAGCAGTCTTTTATATCCTGGTTTCTTGGATCTATTGGCCTTCTCCTTCCTTGATTTTCCAGGTTCGGGTAGGCAGCTGACTGCCTTAAGTGAAgttaaaatgtgctttgttgttttttttccaccctgcttccttcctctttttcacTTGGAAGAATTGTTTCCATTCTCTGCCTGGAAACAGGCTGCAGGCCAGCAGCAGGTTTCTCTCTTCCTTGTGGTAAGGTCTCTTGGACACCcgccatttttttttctgccaacCTCGAGTCAATCAACCCCTATTGTCCAGATTCTGTTCTGTGTTCAGTTGTTCAAACAAATTATGGGGAGGTTTCATGTTTCATAcccttcattttctgttaatgtgtttgtgcatgttatttttcctttcttttaaattttcctacatttcagaggggaGATTCAGGTGTCTCTGGagcacaaggacagaaataagtacagataaacagataaaaagcaaaataaataattagaaGTTAAGATAAGAatagaaaaagagcagaaactGTAAGAACAATTTAACTCTAAATTACAGGCAAGAGTGACGTAGTAGTGtgattttaaattattcatttggtAGATGATTTAATATGATGAACATCTTACCAGTTATTTTTCTATAAAGCTATATGTGGATCATGCAGTGCTCTAAAGAAGAAACACAGATCAATGTGTTTGATTCCATATATTTAGGAAATGGGCCGCTCACAGAAAGTGTGTTGGTGTGATTTGGGTGCACTTTTCAGTTATTTTCGATTCTCCTTGTTGCATGCATGATATACATGATCATTTCAACACTTTGCTTGATGTCTGCATGATATGCAGAATTGGACATTATGCACGTCATGCAGCTATACACCCTACAAAAGAATCACAGAGGTGCGCAGGGATTTCAGCAACAGTGCGTCGCTGTATATTGGAGtgtttgtcacatttatttccAGTTATTATAACGTGAAATGACAAGCTCAATACAATAGCAGGGGTTCCCCCAGAAAAATGCTGACCTCAAGTGAAAGGGAGACATGAAGTGAGATGCAATTGTTGGTGTTGATTCAGAGAGAAAGCATGCCATCCAAAAGATAAATGTAATGTccactgattttaaaatgcatgtaatcgggaaaaaaaagttaaattatgaATTATTGAGTGATCtcaacatttaataaatgatttgatCAAAACAGATCTGACTTGCTAACATCAGACAGCTGATATGAGCATCCAGGGGTTGAAGCATCCaagctgtgtgtttgaaatgccTCTCCTTATTTTAGACGATCTCCCCAAGCCGAAAACCACAGAACTACTACAGAAGGGTGTGGAGTCAGTCCAGGAGTACTCGGCcttggaggagagggaggagggtcGACGCTGGAGGGTGTTTCGTTTTGGAGACCAGGAACACAGAGTGGACATGAAGGCCATTGAACCTTACAAGAGAGTTATCAGCCATGGAGGTCAGTGGTGTTACATTGTGACAtttggctcacacacacacataaatacagtcATGTCAGTCAGTTAAGtctttgttcctttttaatttACAAGAAGACAAGCTgtattacatttgtgtttgacaTGAGTTGATCAGTCTTCATtaattcaaaatacaaaaaatgtgatgtttgattTTTCACTGCAGGTTACTATGGAGACGGTTTGAATGCCAtaattgtgtttgctgtgtgcttTATGCCTGAGAGCAATCAACCCAATTACAGATACATCATGGACAATTTATTCAAGTGAGTGTTTATTTGAATTCCTCTGGTCTTTCGAGCGAACATTGTAGAACCAGCACTAATGAGATTTTCCTGTCGCAGGTACGTCATTGGCACGCTGGAGCTTTTGGTTGCTGAGAACTATATGATTGTGTATTTGAATGGGGCAACCTCTCGGAAAAAGATGCCAACTGTCGGCTGGCTCAGAAAGTGTTATCAGCAGATTGATAGGAGGTGAGTCTGAGTAGTTTTTCCCAAGGACCACGTCATCATATGCGATATGCCATTCAGTTGTTGACAGTTTCTCTCGCTGTTTTCGTACAGGTTAAGGAAGAACTTGAAGTCTTTAATAATTGTCCATCCCTCTTGGTTTATTCGCACCCTGCTGGCACTCACAAAACCTTTCATAAGGTAACTTTTTTTAGGTCGTTggaataatgaaataaagatCTTCTCGGGTAACCTTTGAGATACTGAcgtttcctgctttttttttttcacagctccAAATTTAGTCAGAAAATCAAGTATGTGTACAGCTTGACAGACCTCGCAGAATTGGTTCCAATGGAGTATGTGTCCATACCAGATTGTATCAAACAGTAAGTATGCTCTACTCAAACACATCAGCACTTTTCGAGCACTTTTAAAACaagtagtttaaaaaaaagaataggtGTCTgctaataaatacaaatgatttGGCCCTCTGATTTTTATACTTGATGAAAAGGTGTTAATGGTCAATGTTAACACTTAAGTAAGCATTCATGTGTTATATGTTTACATATCGGGGTGGTTCCAGGTTGAGGGTAGAAGGATAGTAAGACTTGCTTCGTGTCCATATGAAGTGGACCTGGTTTTACAGCTGAAAACCGCTGTGCAGTGGAGCAATACATGGCTGCTCATTTGAATCAGTCAATAAATAAACCACATCAGTATAGGTCACCATCCATTTATTCCCTTTTACAGATTTCATCCAATCCTCCTAAAACATAAGTAAAAAGAAGTTATTCCTTTGATGTGCCttgctgtttttgctttaattgGATTTCTAAATTCCACTAGGTGTTCTAGTAACGTTTTGTGCTTACACAGTATCGGCTCGGTCTGATCCTGCAGAATCTGGTTGGATTTCATCTGTACGTGGTGCTATTGCAACATTCTGCTTTTCCTGTGTAGCCTTGACGGGAGTTACGCACCATCTGACTTCTTTTAACATTTCAGCAAGTGTCAACAGCACTGAAAATAATTACATCTAGATATTATAGAATACATTCTTCATTTTCTAGTTTTAACCTTTTCAGATATTCATAACTGTTGAGCTCATGCTGAGAAATTCCCTGTGCTGTATTTTTCCTTGATGTGACTTAACCTGAGGCGGGTCTTGTATCCTCGTGGCATTAGAAAAGACTTCAGATGACAAATACTCAtcttatcaaatgtttttgctCTTTGGTTGCTGTTGGCTGTGTATTTCTCCTTTCCTTAACTCCATTtccctacccccccccccccccccaaaggtTTGACGACGAAAAAAATAGGAAAAGCCGTAAAAGGTATATGCACTTTCACCCAGGATCAGTCTCagcatttttcttatttttttgcatttcacaaAACTAACAACGAAATGATCCGTTGGCTTTCAGAAATGCACCAATACACCTCATCCTGTCCTGCGATTTTGTAGTTGGATGATTTGCTGTTTCCTTCTGGCCAAAATCAACAACTTTCCTCCCCAATGTCCCACTGTTTCCTCTCAGTAGATTTAGGATGTTCCTAAAAAGCAGGCTGTTTGATTGGTTTTTCAAAAGTTAGTGGCTTGGTGATTGTTTAACCAACATTTCTGAGCCAATTCTGTGAAGTTCATCTCAAAACCAATTCATgcgaaatgtgttttttatttattgcctCAAAAATAATATCTGCTATCTGTATGCGTCTTAAAACATACCATGTACTTTTGTAACCTCGaggtccattttttttttactttaggtACTGTCTTCACTGCGTTGCTGGCTGTCAAAAAGAATTACTGATTTATGTCAAGAACACGTTAGAATAGTTTTGGGGTAGAGGATTGCATTGCTGCTTTCTGACATTAAAGTTGGGCCATCAAGTAGCTTACTTGCATGTGTCTTTTAAAAACCAGGTTTAGAATTTGAGGTGACGTTGGGTAAGTTTGTTCATGCTTGTACGACTGAATGGGGTGGAACTACAAGGAAGTAGCTCGTCTTAgtcactgtggtgtgtgtggttgcacTGTAACCATGTCCTCACATGGTTCCCCTCAGTAACGCAAACTCACCGAGCACCCGGCTTGtccactctcacagctctctgcATGACTCACTGCATACCCACTCCCTGCTGATGTTTAGTAATTGCCACAAACCTTTGTCAGCCTTGCTCATGCACGCAGAAATATTCTGCTCATTACTGATAAGAAGTGTGTTCAGTTGCTGAGGTGATTCATTTGCAGATATATCATGGGATGTTAGAACATAAGAAAAGTAATTACCATGGGGTTGTAGAAGAGACTGTTGTGTTTAAAACGCTGCCACAATTAGTTGTACCTCTGTTATTAGGTGCATGAGTTTTAAGTTGATTGACAAAATTGCAAGACAAATGCACTAAAACGTCACACATTGCTGTCTTTCTGACAGCATCCATGAAAGATGCACATTTCTGCACTCATCACACGGCTATGGATTGTAATAGATTGATCACAGGTTTACAAAGCTACAAAGACTGCATATATTGTAACATGTCTTTTGATCTTCTGCAGTACATATTGAAGTACACATTAGTGCATTTGTCTTATAAGGTTTTAATAACACAACTGATATTGATGGTTTGTATTGCCCAGCTAGTTTGAGTGCTTTCAGTAAAAAGAGCATGGataatataaacattttatggTGTAAAGGTACTGTTGTGATTATATGAAAAGTGTAGTAGCCTGTTATTACTTTGAGTGTCAGTTATCCCAGCCCTGTTAGGTGTCATGCCATCCCAGTCACACAGATGTCTGATGTTGAGTTTGTCTGCAGAATCGACCAGGACATGCGCGGCAAAGTGGAGAtcgcagctgctgctgttccaGAGTGACCCTGCTCGCACTGCaaggtgtggaggaggaggagagcgatgAAGAATGTTTCAAACCGCAGCCACTCTTATGTTAATGTTCTTGGCAACGTGACTGGAGACTTAGCTCTTTGCATCAGGAAAGTGCCTTTTTGAAACGATGCTGCCTGTTACATTGTGGAACTTTTTACAGCTTGATCCTCAGCGTTTTTCCACATGCTGTCTGACAcgtttttaatctttttttatttactgccGGTATATCATGTCAAACTTAGCTTGTTGGTGTTCCCTAGTTACTGTTGTATCTACACGTTATTTAAGGCACTCTGTTACAAATGGTTGATGCATGTACtgctttattacatttaaatatatatttatattcaaaagGTGACAATGGAGagaaattaatatatttttatggtTGCTCTgattttaaactgcattttagGTCTCTGACCCATTGAGTGGCATTTCATAGAACAAGTTTTGAGCACCTTTTTCACTGTTCACTGCTGACGTTCTCTGTTAAAATCCTGCCTGGGggaaataaagttttattttttgcccCGCACTTGAATGTGCCCTCTGACTTGTGGAGGGAGAACATTTGTGAGAGCAACAATCTGAAGCAAAGATGTAGGTCTTAATGTAACATTTCCTCCAAGTAAAGTCATGGATCCAcatcattgttttgtgtgttttttttattgtgaccAAACACAGTATGTTTGACAAGATTAAAATAATAATCTCCAAGTTACTCTAGgtaatgtattttgtttgctttgtacAGCTCTTCTACTTAGAATCCACTAGATGGCACCACAATTAACAGATTTCATTGAAATCATAAATAAAGGTATAGAATACTATTACATGATAGATGAAATTACATGATAAGATCCATATCCATAGCTTGACAATGATATTAAAATGCACAGAATAATATGAGAAATTACATCTACAATTTTCTGACAGCCACAGAAGATCTATTTGAAAGTtctttactattactactatatatatatatatatatatatatactatatatatttgaaaataacaacagGCACAGAATATTTCAAGTAGAAAATCCTtaacattttgataataaattgATACGGTTTCCTTAATATTTATTATAAGTTTTACAAAACGGTGGAATATTGATCTGTTAATGGGTCAACGCTTTGAAACGCAGAATTGCCTCCATACATCTGATAGCAACATCATCGACCTCAGGGTCAAACTTATTTGCAAAGAGCTGCTGTTGTCTCAGAAGCCACGGGAGGTCACCTGCtccatacacacaaactgctcTTCTGTAAGCACCAGTGCAGGGATAGTACGGGGCTCCATCTTTCACATCTCCTGCTAAATAGCTCCACTTCACCACACGAGCGAGGGCTTGCATGTCTGACGTGTCATACTTGATGTTGGCAGGCATTGACCCGGGAACAGACGGCATCCTCTGCAGAGTGGCCCACAAGTGCTCATCggggctgtgtgtgtccctctcccACTCCAGAAATATCTGAACCTCTCTGTCCCGCATCACATGTTTCACAAAGGCTCTTGTGACCACAATGTAAGCATTTCCTGAGAACATGGGGCTGCTAATGGGTGGGGGGCTTTTCCTCACATTTGTCCTGATGACAGTGTCAGTGACATTGTGATGATACTGCCAACGGCCTTTCTTGTAGCCATTGGTGGCCTCAGACTCCATGGTGTTTCTCTCTTTGAGGGCCTTCAGTGCCTGAACCATCTCTCTATTGGTTTTAATGGGGAAGTCCGTCCCACAGGTGTTAAGCAGGTACCTCCACTGGATGTGCGAGCTCAGCAGATCTTTCATACAGTTCAAATCTGCCTGCACTCTGGACCATGACGCATATACCACTGTTTCTAATCTACTGGCTACAAACACATTAGGAAAGCAGGAAACAATTGCCTCCACAGCCTTGTGAAATTCTTTAGGGGATTTCTGgtccacatgcacacagtagATGTTCTGAGGAGCGTAAACAGCTCGTAGAAGTCGCTCAAACATCTCAATCTTCTCATGGATCACCATGGAGTAGGCAATGGGAAaatccctctcctcttcactgaGAGGAACTGTCATGAAACCTCTCTTTTCAGTGTAAGCTGCACAGTCCTTTGTTACATTGAGGTAGAAGTCCTCAgataaaatattctgtcttttcctggATGCCAGAAGCACTTCGAATTTGCTTTTCTTGCCCTCGATGTCCCCACTGATAATAGCCGAGCAGCCAGGCAGGTCAATAGAGAACTGCTGTGGTATTATGTGATCAGACAAAGACCATCTGTTAGAGCCAGTTTCCCAAAGGACAAAAGAAAGGAACATACccaagaggatgagagagagggtCTTCAACATCTGGCACTTCAACAACCTTGTAAAAGCCATTTCCTTGCTTGAGGTGACTGCAACACAGGTGATCTTGTCTTCAGTGCAGGTTGGAGTTCCACCAAATGGGGAGAGTCCGCAGTCCTTCATTTAATAAAGAAGCTGAATCAGCCCCTAAGTAGGTGTGTCAAATTAAGGTGTGGAAGGAATTCCTTTGCATTACCTCTCAGTTCATCACCATTAATAGGATCTGACTTTTTGCATGTCCTGATTGATGTTTTGAAATTAACACTGAGACCGACCGTGTAAGTAGAGCATGTAGACAACACCTTCATATGACGCCAAAGgcattgtttgtatttcatgtaTGGTGCACAAAATATTGGCATGACCTCCTTCTGTTGCTACACTGACACTTCTAACATTTCCTGATACTCTAGTTTGAAAATCAGACTGGCAAATATTCTCAGGATAATGGGTCAGGTCATAATGTAATAGTTTTGCACTGAGGGCATCAAGTggaaaagattttatttttcgTTTATATTTCTATTTACAACAAATCATGCAGATTTCGATTATTATACATGATCATTTCACTGTTTAACAAATACCTCTTTAATATcaagtaaaataagaaaaagtcacatacatacatacacacatacatatgtattattttcactgtttacCCACAAATGCCTCATCTAAGAATGTGCATTATACAGATACAGGCACTTtgtagaataaaataaacaccaGAACTCAAAAAGCAATATACCAAGGCAAAATACCACTACACTCTCTTCTAAACTAACTGAATTTAGTCTTGATATTGCTAGCATCCACAATACATTCCTCAGTTACTGTAAACTCAGGTTCGGATATATCTAAGAGTGATTGAGACAAGTGCTCTCATCCACATCCTGGTCTGCATCTGCGTCCTGCTCATGGACGAAGCTGTAGCGCCGATATACCGATCCACCTCTACTGGTGTACACCACATCCACCTCGTCCCCACTGTCCGGCTCGGGCACGCCGTGGGGCATGTTCATGCTGGCATTGCCACTCAGTCTCTCATAGCTCCGGCTCCAGCAAAGCCTCTTCCTGGCATGGGCCTTGACCAAGGCAAACACAGCCAGAGCCAACCCAAGCGCTAGAAGCAGGGCAATAGGCAAGGTGGCCGAGGTGTGCTTCAGAGCTCTCGATGACATATTCAGGTCTGTTACCTGATCGTCTCCTGACTTGGGCTGGGGGGCCTCCACACATAGGGCTAGAACAAAAAACTGCCGTTAGTAGTAGTAGATGGTAGTATCCAAACAATCCTATTTTTCTTATGATAGGCATGATAGTCTCTACCTGAGCGTctgtcacaaacacagcaaTCAGTGCCATTCCCTGCAGCATGACAGCAGCGGGCACAGCGGCTCTCCACAGCATGAAGAGCAGAATCCCGGTGACAAGTCAGACACTGGTCGGCTCTGGGACCGGTGCAATGCCAACATGAGCTGTCACATGGCTCACAGGTTTCCTACAATGGTACAATTTTACAAATGATTGTAATGgtaaatgaaagaaatgcaTGTCAGTTGCAGACATTAGGCCCGTCAGCAACGTGGACTGTTTGGAACAGAGAGTTGTTGTTCTGAGTTGCAGTAAGTATCTGTCTGCACTTTGTGTTGCCTGTTGAAGAAACATGCtacaaaattaaatattcattataaATTGAGCATTAATCAAAAGGTACAGTTTGGAAAGGATATCTTCAATTATACCTTAATTAAACACATCCTGATACACAGAGGCCTagcaacacaagcaaacaagaCAGCTGTCATCAGATATTGCTACTTCGtgattggtgcatggaagtATATGACATCACATTTTTTCCAGCTGAACCTAAACCAGTACTCAGAgcccaaataaaaaacacatacacagacatttgtcatgtaaaataaacaaaactattttGCAGACATCCATATTTTGTCAGGGAATTATTAATGTATCATCTCATGTATGGCTTTGCACTTGATGTTAGATGAAAATAAGAGGGAAACACTTATCTTTTGCCTTTAAATATTATGATTATAGTCATTAAAGCAACATGGCACATGACCCGTAGCTCACCTCTTCTGAAAAGTATCGCCCCTCCTCACAACGTGG from Enoplosus armatus isolate fEnoArm2 chromosome 6, fEnoArm2.hap1, whole genome shotgun sequence includes:
- the bnip2 gene encoding BCL2/adenovirus E1B 19 kDa protein-interacting protein 2 isoform X4 — translated: MASDVIESEEVLKGVSDMNVNNSSPDFVTPRRTHEELGNRQTSSPSTSGVSGDGDEEELDELQSSTASTVENGEEALQESPTKTSDTPQERTTPDNEQKQPGARSSTPVSLPQPRSPPGPIGSLERQESVATTEARLRMEGVELKEEWQDEDFPRPLPEEEELEDELFAGTSEEGDPGYAMNHGKKAKKKLAAPDISLTLDRSEGSLLSDELDESTELDLDDIDTPSDNSNEFEWEDDLPKPKTTELLQKGVESVQEYSALEEREEGRRWRVFRFGDQEHRVDMKAIEPYKRVISHGGYYGDGLNAIIVFAVCFMPESNQPNYRYIMDNLFKYVIGTLELLVAENYMIVYLNGATSRKKMPTVGWLRKCYQQIDRRLRKNLKSLIIVHPSWFIRTLLALTKPFISSKFSQKIKYVYSLTDLAELVPMEYVSIPDCIKQIDQDMRGKVEIAAAAVPE
- the bnip2 gene encoding BCL2/adenovirus E1B 19 kDa protein-interacting protein 2 isoform X3 — protein: MASDVIESEEVLKGVSDMNVNNSSPDFVTPRRTHEELGNRQTSSPSTSGVSGDGDEEELDELQSSTASTVENGEEALQESPTKTSDTPQERTTPDNEQKQPGARSSTPVSLPQPRSPPGPIGSLERQESVATTEARLRMEGVELKEEWQDEDFPRPLPEEEELEDELFAGTSEEGDPGNENGKKAKKKLAAPDISLTLDRSEGSLLSDELDESTELDLDDIDTPSDNSNEFEWEDDLPKPKTTELLQKGVESVQEYSALEEREEGRRWRVFRFGDQEHRVDMKAIEPYKRVISHGGYYGDGLNAIIVFAVCFMPESNQPNYRYIMDNLFKYVIGTLELLVAENYMIVYLNGATSRKKMPTVGWLRKCYQQIDRRLRKNLKSLIIVHPSWFIRTLLALTKPFISSKFSQKIKYVYSLTDLAELVPMEYVSIPDCIKQFDDEKNRKSRKRIDQDMRGKVEIAAAAVPE
- the bnip2 gene encoding BCL2/adenovirus E1B 19 kDa protein-interacting protein 2 isoform X5 yields the protein MASDVIESEEVLKGVSDMNVNNSSPDFVTPRRTHEELGNRQTSSPSTSGVSGDGDEEELDELQSSTASTVENGEEALQESPTKTSDTPQERTTPDNEQKQPGARSSTPVSLPQPRSPPGPIGSLERQESVATTEARLRMEGVELKEEWQDEDFPRPLPEEEELEDELFAGTSEEGDPGYAMNHGKKAKKKLAAPDISLTLDRSEGSLLSDELDESTELDLDDIDTPSDNSNEFEWEDDLPKPKTTELLQKGVESVQEYSALEEREEGRRWRVFRFGDQEHRVDMKAIEPYKRVISHGGYYGDGLNAIIVFAVCFMPESNQPNYRYIMDNLFKYVIGTLELLVAENYMIVYLNGATSRKKMPTVGWLRKCYQQIDRRLRKNLKSLIIVHPSWFIRTLLALTKPFISSKFSQKIKYVYSLTDLAELVPMEYVSIPDCIKQFDDEKNRKSRKRFRI
- the bnip2 gene encoding BCL2/adenovirus E1B 19 kDa protein-interacting protein 2 isoform X1; this encodes MASDVIESEEVLKGVSDMNVNNSSPDFVTPRRTHEELGNRQTSSPSTSGVSGDGDEEELDELQSSTASTVENGEEALQESPTKTSDTPQERTTPDNEQKQPGARSSTPVSLPQPRSPPGPIGSLERQESVATTEARLRMEGVELKEEWQDEDFPRPLPEEEELEDELFAGTSEEGDPGYAMNHGKKAKKKLAAPDISLTLDRSEGSLLSDELDESTELDLDDIDTPSDNSNEFEWEDDLPKPKTTELLQKGVESVQEYSALEEREEGRRWRVFRFGDQEHRVDMKAIEPYKRVISHGGYYGDGLNAIIVFAVCFMPESNQPNYRYIMDNLFKYVIGTLELLVAENYMIVYLNGATSRKKMPTVGWLRKCYQQIDRRLRKNLKSLIIVHPSWFIRTLLALTKPFISSKFSQKIKYVYSLTDLAELVPMEYVSIPDCIKQFDDEKNRKSRKRIDQDMRGKVEIAAAAVPE
- the bnip2 gene encoding BCL2/adenovirus E1B 19 kDa protein-interacting protein 2 isoform X2 — translated: MASDVIESEEVLKGVSDMNVNNSSPDFVTPRRTHEELGNRQTSSPSTSGVSGDGDEEELDELQSSTASTVENGEEALQESPTKTSDTPQERTTPDNEQKQPGARSSTPVSLPQPRSPPGPIGRSVSRQESVATTEARLRMEGVELKEEWQDEDFPRPLPEEEELEDELFAGTSEEGDPGYAMNHGKKAKKKLAAPDISLTLDRSEGSLLSDELDESTELDLDDIDTPSDNSNEFEWEDDLPKPKTTELLQKGVESVQEYSALEEREEGRRWRVFRFGDQEHRVDMKAIEPYKRVISHGGYYGDGLNAIIVFAVCFMPESNQPNYRYIMDNLFKYVIGTLELLVAENYMIVYLNGATSRKKMPTVGWLRKCYQQIDRRLRKNLKSLIIVHPSWFIRTLLALTKPFISSKFSQKIKYVYSLTDLAELVPMEYVSIPDCIKQFDDEKNRKSRKRIDQDMRGKVEIAAAAVPE
- the gcnt3 gene encoding beta-1,3-galactosyl-O-glycosyl-glycoprotein beta-1,6-N-acetylglucosaminyltransferase 3; translation: MAFTRLLKCQMLKTLSLILLGMFLSFVLWETGSNRWSLSDHIIPQQFSIDLPGCSAIISGDIEGKKSKFEVLLASRKRQNILSEDFYLNVTKDCAAYTEKRGFMTVPLSEEERDFPIAYSMVIHEKIEMFERLLRAVYAPQNIYCVHVDQKSPKEFHKAVEAIVSCFPNVFVASRLETVVYASWSRVQADLNCMKDLLSSHIQWRYLLNTCGTDFPIKTNREMVQALKALKERNTMESEATNGYKKGRWQYHHNVTDTVIRTNVRKSPPPISSPMFSGNAYIVVTRAFVKHVMRDREVQIFLEWERDTHSPDEHLWATLQRMPSVPGSMPANIKYDTSDMQALARVVKWSYLAGDVKDGAPYYPCTGAYRRAVCVYGAGDLPWLLRQQQLFANKFDPEVDDVAIRCMEAILRFKALTH